The genomic region GGGGACCGTCGAGGGTGAACATGCCCGTCAGGGTGTTGCAACTGGTGTTGCCGCTGAAGCGTTTGGCCGCCGCGTCGAACTTCAGCGTGGGCTTGCGCTGGCTGTACAGGTTGTCGAAAGTGGCTCCTGGAACGCTGATCCGGCTGAGTTCCCAGGTGCCGTCCAGCGAAGCCGTCAGGGGCGCACCCGCAGGGCCGGAACCGTCCGGGTACCGTTCGAGCAGGTACAGATAGGGCAGGTGGTAATGGTGGACGAAAATTTTCTCCCGGCTGTCGGGATACAGTTTGTAATAGTCTTCTGTGGCCCGCAGCACCACCGTCGTGCCCGTGCGGACGTAGTGGTTGCTGTTGTAATAGTCCGGCGACACGTAGCCGTTCAGGTTTTTCCGGACGGTATTGGACGCCAGTTTGCCGAGGTATTTCTGGTAATTCTGCTGGGCTTTCAGCGACGGTTTGCTCAGGCTGTTGTAGACGTATTTGAGCGCCACCCGCTTCGCAAATTTCTGCTTTTTGATGAGGCCGCGGGCGTTGACAAACGGATTGGTCGTGTTGAAATCGTTCACCGTCTGCACCGTGAAAGGCACTTCCGGCACCCAGTCGGCGGTGTTGACCACGTTGTAGGCCCAGCCGTTCTGGGTCGCCGCCTCGTAGTCGTAGGCAAAATACAGGTTGCCCGGTTTGGGTCCGGCGCTGCAATAGGTTTTGAGGCGGATGTCGGCCGGAAAGCGGCCCTGTTTCTGCTGGTTGAGCAGGTAAGCCGTCAGCAGGTACGCAATCCCGCCGCCCTGGCTATGGCCGATGATGAGCACATCCCGAATGCCTTTGCGGTAGCAGGAATCCAGTTTGGGCATCATGTCTTTCGCCAGAAAGCCTGTGGCAACCAGCCAGCCGACATGCACGGCCGCTTTCGGATTCTGCGCCAGTTCGTAGGAAAAGGTGTTGTTGTCGGCCAGTTGAATCTCACCTTTGGCGGGCACCATCGCGGCGTAAAAGTTAGCCAGCCAGCTGACACTGTTGGCCGTCGTGCCCCGGATGCTGACCACGGCCACCGGCTGGGTCTGGTGCGCCCACAAATCCCAGCGGTTATCCAGGCCGACGATGGGGGAGCGGTAAAGCTGCCGGTAGGCGGGCGGAGGTGGGAGGGTGCGGGCATACACACTGTCGCCGAACTGCGCCGAAATCTTCATCAAATCCGTGTATTCGGCCTTATCGAAGCCCGGCTTCAGCAACTGAGCCAGCGTCGTGAAAGGCAAAAGGAAAACACAGGACAGTAAAAGCCGTTTCATAGGGGGTGTGAAATAGGTTGAAACCAGTAAGTTACAGTTCGGGGCGAAAAAATGCCGCTTTACAAAAATCATTTTATTCTATGACAAAAATTATTTTGACCAATTCTAAATAAGCCGTAAGTTTGTAGCCGTAAATCGATAATCGGAATGAACGCATTGCTCGAAGAACCTATTCAGAATCCTTTTGCCACCGGAGAAGGAAAGCAGTTTGGCGAAAATCCATTCATGGGCGGAGCCTGCTGTGTGCTGAAAAAATGCTGCGAAAAATACAAGCGGAAAGGCAAGCACTGTAAAAAGTGTCCGAAAGGCTGATTACCGAATCTTCCTCGGCGGACCTTCGCTACGAACTGCTGGAAGGTCCGGTTCCCGATTTCCTGAGGCCGCTGGTCTGGCAGCTTCATTCTTCCGTTTTTCCCCCACAATCGCCGGAGACGTTCTGGCTGGAAGCAGACCAGCAGCGTCGGCTGCTCACCATTCTGACCTGGGCGGGCGAAACGCTGGCCGCTTACAAAATGGGCTACGAGCGCAAGCCGGGCCATTTTTACAGCTGGCTAGGCTGCGTCAGCGCCGACTTCCGCCGCCGGGGCATTGCCTCCGACCTCATGCGCCGCCAGCACGACTGGTGTCTTCAAAACGGCTTTCACACAGTCCGCACCCAGACCCGCAACCAGTGGCGCGACATGCTGATTCTCAATCTCCGCCACGGCTTTGACATTACCGGCACTTTCCTCAACGAAGCCGGGTCGATCAACATCATCCTCGAAAAGAAACTGAACGGGCCCGACTGAGGCGTTCTGCCCCTTCCGGCGGGAACCACACCGGCCGTTTTTTCGTACTGAATAGGTATGCATCTGTACCTTCATATTCCTTTCTGCAAACAGGCCTGCCACTACTGCGATTTCCATTTCAGCACCAGTCTGGCCCAGAAACCGGCGCTGGTGGAGGCCCTGCGACGGGAGATCGAACAGCAGCAGGACTATCTGGGTACGCGCCAGCTGGAAACCATTTACTTCGGCGGCGGCACCCCTTCGCTGCTCACCGAAGCCGAACTGGCGTCCCTCTTCGAAACCATTCACCGGCACTTTACCGTGGCGCCGGAGGCGGAAATCACGCTTGAAGCCAATCCCGACGACCTCACCCCGGCGCATCTGCGGCAACTGCGACCTTACGTCAACCGCCTGAGCATCGGCATCCAGTCGTTCCATGAGCCGCACCTCCGCTTCATGAACCGGGCTCACTCGGCCCTGGAGGCGCAACAGTGCGTTCGGCTGGCGCAGGAGGCGGGTTTCCACAACCTGACCATCGACCTTATCTACGGCGTTCCGGCCGCGGACCATGCCATCTGGGAACGCGACCTGGAAACGGCCCTGTTGCTGGACGTACCCCATATTTCGTCGTACAGCCTGACCATTGAACCGGACACGGCTTTGGGCCGCTGGCAGAAAAAAGGGCGCTTTCAGGGGACGGATGACGAGTTTGCCGCCGAAGAATTTGAAATGCTGATCCGGACGCTGGGAGCGAACGGCTACGAACAGTATGAGATTTCCAACTTCGCCCGCCCCGGTCACGAAGCCCGGCACAACAGCAGCTACTGGAAACGGCGGCCGTATCTGGGTATCGGGCCGAGTGCGCATTCGTACAACGGGCACAGCCGGCAGTACAACGTAGCCAACAACGCTTTGTATATCAAGGCGATAAATCGGGGCGAGTTGCCCTGCACCGTCGAGATGCTGACGCCCGCCGATCAGGTGAACGAGTACCTGCTGACGGGCCTGCGGACCAAATGGGGCTGTCAGGTGTCCGAGCTGGAGAGCCTGTCTGGCGGGACTTTTGTCCGGGAGCAGCAAGCTATTCTGGCCGAACAGCAGCGCCGCGGCTGGCTGACCCGGACCGGCGACCAGCTTCTGCTGACCCCGGCCGGAAAGTTTTTTGCGGACCGGGTGGCGGCGGAGTTGTTTATGGAATCGTAAAAGGGGCGGTAATTTTAGCGGCGCATTACCGGATTGTCCGATTTTTGCTCATTTTCGCAGAGGAAATACCAACGTATGAGCCCCAACCGTCCCAGAAACACGCCTCGCACGCCTTATCCGGAAAAACCGGCTTCCAAACGTGCCCGTTCGGCGAACCGATATGACGCCGCCAAAGGGCAGAACGGCCTTTTGCGCCGGTACCTGCAGGGGCGCCCCGTTCTTCAGCGCATTTACTGGGCGCTGGTCAAACTGGTGGTGATTGTCGTGCTCTTTTCCGTCGGCTGGGTCGTGCTGCTGAAGTATGTGCCCGTCTGGTTTACCCCCCTGATCATGACGCGCAAGGTGGAAGCCATTCAGGAAGGCAAATCCAGCGAGATTCACAAGGACTGGGTGCCGTACGAAGAAATTTCCAAAGAGGCGGTGCTGGCGGTGGTGGCCTCCGAAGACCAGGCTTTTCCTAACCACTGGGGCTTCGACTTTGACGAAATTCAGGATGCCGTCCGCGACAACCGGACCCGCAAACGACCGCGCGGCGCGAGTACCATTTCCCAGCAGGTAGCCAAAAACGTTTTTCTCTGGAACGGCCGCAGCTACATCCGGAAAGGACTGGAAGTGTATTTCACCGTTCTGATCGAACTGGTCTGGGGGAAGCAGCGAATCATGGAAGTCTACCTGAACGTGGCCGAAACGGGCAACATGACCTTTGGGGTCGAGGCTGCTTCCCAGCGTTTCTACGGCCATTCGGCGGCCAAACTGTCGCGGGCCGAAGCCGCCCGCATCGCGGCGGTGCTGCCCAATCCGCGGCTCTTCTCCATCGCCAATCCGTCGGCGTATATCCAGAGGCGTTCAAAACAGATTTCGCGGCAGATGCGTTTGCTGGGCGGCCGGCAGTACGTGAAAGGTCTGTAAACGGAAAGAACAAAAAGTTTCTATGAAATTAAAATCAAGATTATTTTCATATTCATTACATAAGAATTAGTTCCCTTGGATAGAATCCCGTACCTTTAGATTCCTTCATAAATTTTTCAGAATGAACTCAACGGGATACACGAAAGCGACTCTACTACAGCGGCAACTCTGCATCGCTGTCGTGGACGATGACGAGGACGACCGTTCATTCATTAGCTCCGCCTTCTACGCCAACGGCAATCAGTTCAAAGTAGTGGAGTACGAGGATGGGGAGCATTTCCTGGATGCCATGATCGCGGGCGAAAATTCCCGCAAAATTGCCGAAAACTGCGCGTTGATTATTCTCGACATCAACATGCACAAGCTCAACGGCCTGGAAGTACTCGACCGGGTGAAGGCTCAGGCGGCCCTGCGGCACATTCCCGTCGTTATGTTTTCGACGTCTACGGACCG from Tellurirhabdus rosea harbors:
- a CDS encoding lipase family protein; this encodes MKRLLLSCVFLLPFTTLAQLLKPGFDKAEYTDLMKISAQFGDSVYARTLPPPPAYRQLYRSPIVGLDNRWDLWAHQTQPVAVVSIRGTTANSVSWLANFYAAMVPAKGEIQLADNNTFSYELAQNPKAAVHVGWLVATGFLAKDMMPKLDSCYRKGIRDVLIIGHSQGGGIAYLLTAYLLNQQKQGRFPADIRLKTYCSAGPKPGNLYFAYDYEAATQNGWAYNVVNTADWVPEVPFTVQTVNDFNTTNPFVNARGLIKKQKFAKRVALKYVYNSLSKPSLKAQQNYQKYLGKLASNTVRKNLNGYVSPDYYNSNHYVRTGTTVVLRATEDYYKLYPDSREKIFVHHYHLPYLYLLERYPDGSGPAGAPLTASLDGTWELSRISVPGATFDNLYSQRKPTLKFDAAAKRFSGNTSCNTLTGMFTLDGPQLLFNNPAAMSRMACPGEGENVFLEALKKVNRYAISNDNRLTLIGGDIALLEFVKK
- a CDS encoding GNAT family N-acetyltransferase, with translation MSERLITESSSADLRYELLEGPVPDFLRPLVWQLHSSVFPPQSPETFWLEADQQRRLLTILTWAGETLAAYKMGYERKPGHFYSWLGCVSADFRRRGIASDLMRRQHDWCLQNGFHTVRTQTRNQWRDMLILNLRHGFDITGTFLNEAGSINIILEKKLNGPD
- the hemW gene encoding radical SAM family heme chaperone HemW, with the protein product MHLYLHIPFCKQACHYCDFHFSTSLAQKPALVEALRREIEQQQDYLGTRQLETIYFGGGTPSLLTEAELASLFETIHRHFTVAPEAEITLEANPDDLTPAHLRQLRPYVNRLSIGIQSFHEPHLRFMNRAHSALEAQQCVRLAQEAGFHNLTIDLIYGVPAADHAIWERDLETALLLDVPHISSYSLTIEPDTALGRWQKKGRFQGTDDEFAAEEFEMLIRTLGANGYEQYEISNFARPGHEARHNSSYWKRRPYLGIGPSAHSYNGHSRQYNVANNALYIKAINRGELPCTVEMLTPADQVNEYLLTGLRTKWGCQVSELESLSGGTFVREQQAILAEQQRRGWLTRTGDQLLLTPAGKFFADRVAAELFMES
- the mtgA gene encoding monofunctional biosynthetic peptidoglycan transglycosylase, with amino-acid sequence MSPNRPRNTPRTPYPEKPASKRARSANRYDAAKGQNGLLRRYLQGRPVLQRIYWALVKLVVIVVLFSVGWVVLLKYVPVWFTPLIMTRKVEAIQEGKSSEIHKDWVPYEEISKEAVLAVVASEDQAFPNHWGFDFDEIQDAVRDNRTRKRPRGASTISQQVAKNVFLWNGRSYIRKGLEVYFTVLIELVWGKQRIMEVYLNVAETGNMTFGVEAASQRFYGHSAAKLSRAEAARIAAVLPNPRLFSIANPSAYIQRRSKQISRQMRLLGGRQYVKGL
- a CDS encoding response regulator yields the protein MNSTGYTKATLLQRQLCIAVVDDDEDDRSFISSAFYANGNQFKVVEYEDGEHFLDAMIAGENSRKIAENCALIILDINMHKLNGLEVLDRVKAQAALRHIPVVMFSTSTDRELVYSAYTRGASSYVQKPNRMEGYKQIVQSLQTCFLSLPCVRTVEVNRINPVR